From Glycine soja cultivar W05 chromosome 4, ASM419377v2, whole genome shotgun sequence, the proteins below share one genomic window:
- the LOC114410525 gene encoding uncharacterized protein At2g29880-like, translating to MEDTNELLHLLVDAMNRGLRDANGSLSKQNVERIILPQLNAKTKFLKTYSHYLSRMKWFRNQYNMMSTLMRNNSGFGWDPIGKTFTAHEDVWKDYLKSHPSHNKLRGKSMVDYEYLKIVVGGGVSSGNNSISVDPDDTDATTFELENRTVGIEEFLYDPNSDTFITPNNYEPAYQPPSPNQPSPPSHPPLDSEVPIEK from the exons ATGGAGGATACCAATGAGTTGTTGCACCTCTTGGTGGATGCTATGAATAGGGGATTGCGTGATGCCAATGGGTCACTTAGCAAACAAAATGTAGAACGAATAATACTTCCTCAACTCAATGCAAAAACTAAATTCCTTAAAACTTATAGTCATTATTTGAGTCGGATGAAGTGGTTTCGAAACCAGTATAACATGATGTCAACCCTTATGCGCAACAACTCTGGCTTTGGATGGGACCCAATTGGAAAAACTTTCACTGCTCATGAGGATGTATGGAAAGATTACTTAAAG tcccaCCCAAGTCACAACAAACTTCGAGGAAAAAGTATGGTTGATTATGAGTATTTGAAGATCGTTGTTGGGGGTGGAGTTTCTAGCGGGAATAATTCTATATCAGTCGATCCAGATGATACTGATGCAacaacttttgagctagaaaaTAGAACTGTTGGGATAGAAGAATTTTTATATGATCCTAATAGTGATACATTCATAACACCAAATAACTATGAACCAGCATATCAGCCTCCATCACCAAACCAACCAAGTCCACCATCCCACCCCCCTTTAGATTCAGAGGTTcccatagaaaaataa
- the LOC114409290 gene encoding sugar transport protein 5-like: protein MAGGVVPVDASPIGNGFVGKITLSVIITCIVAASSGLLFGYDLGISGGVTTMVPFLEKFFPDILRKVAGTEVNMYCVYDSQVLTLFTSSLYLAGLVSSLAASRVTAAWGRRNTILIGGVTFLIGGALNGGAENIGMLILGRVLLGFGVGFTNQAAPLYLSEIAPPKWRGAFNTGFQFFLGVGALIAGCINFATAKHTWGWRVSLGLAVVPASVMTIGALLITDTPSSLVERGKIEQARKALRKARGSSIDVEPELEELIKWSQIAKSMKQEPFKTIFERQYRPHLVMAIAIPFFQQMTGINIVAFYAPNIFQSVGLGHDAALLSAIILGAVNLVSLLVSTAIVDRFGRRFLFVTGGICMLVCQIAVSILLAVVTGVHGTKDMSNGSAIVVLVLLCCYTAGFGWSWGPLTWLIPSEIFPLKIRTTGQSIAVGVQFIIIFILSQTFLSMLCHFKFASFVFYAGWIIVMTIFVIFFVPETKGIPLESMYTIWGKHWFWRRYVKDVEQENLP from the exons ATGGCCGGTGGGGTGGTTCCTGTGGATGCATCACCAATTGGAAATGGCTTCGTTGGCAAGATAACGCTCTCAGTTATCATCACTTGCATCGTTGCTGCATCCAGTGGACTCCTTTTCGGATATGACCTCGGAATTTCAG GAGGTGTCACAACAATGGTACCATTTCTGGAAAAATTCTTCCCAGATATATTGAGAAAAGTTGCTGGTACTGAAGTGAACATGTACTGTGTGTATGATAGTCAAGTGTTGACATTGTTCACATCTTCTCTATACCTTGCTGGGTTAGTGTCATCTCTCGCAGCTAGTCGAGTCACAGCAGCATGGGGTCGGCGAAACACCATCTTAATTGGTGGCGTTACATTTCTTATTGGTGGTGCCCTTAATGGAGGTGCTGAAAATATTGGCATGCTCATTTTGGGTCGTGTGCTACTTGGTTTTGGGGTCGGTTTCACTAATCAA GCTGCACCGTTGTATCTCTCTGAAATCGCACCACCGAAATGGCGAGGAGCATTCAACACAGGCTTCCAATTCTTCTTAGGAGTTGGAGCGCTTATCGCTGGCTGCATAAACTTCGCAACCGCGAAACACACGTGGGGATGGCGAGTCTCTCTTGGCCTTGCAGTGGTGCCTGCATCAGTTATGACAATTGGTGCATTGCTCATAACTGACACCCCCAGCAGCTTGGTTGAACGTGGCAAAATAGAGCAAGCCAGAAAAGCCCTACGCAAAGCAAGAGGGTCCTCCATTGATGTGGAACCTGAATTGGAAGAACTCATTAAGTGGTCACAAATTGCTAAATCTATGAAGCAGGAGCCCTTCAAGACCATATTTGAGAGGCAGTATCGACCACACTTGGTCATGGCAATTGCTATCCCATTTTTTCAGCAGATGACAGGGATTAACATCGTCGCATTCTATGCTCCTAACATCTTCCAATCTGTGGGTTTGGGACACGATGCGGCTTTACTTTCTGCCATTATACTTGGAGCAGTCAACCTTGTTTCTCTCCTCGTCTCCACTGCTATTGTTGATCGCTTTGGTCGAAGGTTCTTGTTCGTAACCGGTGGCATATGCATGCTTGTTTGCCAG ATTGCGGTGTCAATTTTGCTAGCAGTGGTGACTGGTGTTCATGGTACAAAGGACATGTCTAATGGCAGTGCAATTGTGGTGTTGGTGCTACTCTGTTGCTACACAGCAGGTTTTGGTTGGTCGTGGGGACCTCTGACGTGGCTAATTCCAAGTGAAATTTTCCCCTTAAAAATCAGAACCACTGGACAAAGCATTGCTGTTGGTGTGCAGTTcataatcatatttatattatccCAGACATTCTTGTCTATGCTATGCCACTTTAAGTTTGCCTCTTTCGTGTTCTACGCGGGTTGGATTATAGTGATGACAATCTTTGTTATATTCTTCGTGCCAGAGACTAAAGGAATTCCTTTGGAGTCAATGTACACCATATGGGGCAAACACTGGTTTTGGCGTCGGTATGTGAAAGATGTTGAGCAAGAAAATCTTCCATGA
- the LOC114408101 gene encoding protein ALP1-like yields the protein MYPDVFRKLCTIIREKTPLEDTRFICVEEMLASFLQIVGQNTRYCVIRNTFGRSQFATSENFHKILKALNSLAPDLMVRPGSTVPAKIRESTRFYPYFKDCIGAIDGTHIPASVKGRDVSSYRDRHGNISQNVLVACNFDLEFMYVLSGWEGSAHDSKVLSDALARKNGLKVPQGKYYLVDCGFPNRRKFLAPYRGVRYHLQDFAGHGNDPENEKELFNLRHASLRNVIERIFGIFKSRFTIFKSAPPFLFKTQAELVLACAALHNFLRKECRSDEFSVEPTDESSSSSSVLSNYEDNDHEPIVQTQEQEREDANIWRTNIGSDMWRNANN from the exons ATGTATCCTGATGTATTTCGAAAGTTGTGCAcgattataagagaaaaaacacCTTTGGAGGATACAAGATTTATTTGTGTTGAAGAAATGCTTGCATCATTCCTACAGATTGTCGGCCAGAACACTCGATATTGTGTAATCCGCAATACATTTGGCCGATCACAATTTGCTACAAGTGAAAATTTTCACAAGATTTTGAAAGCTCTGAACTCATTAGCACCTGATTTAATGGTTAGACCAGGCTCAACTGTGCCTGCAAAAATAAGGGAAAGCACAAGGTTTTATCCTTATTTTAAG GATTGCATTGGAGCTATTGATGGTACACATATTCCCGCATCAGTAAAAGGACGAGATGTAAGCAGTTATCGTGATCGTCATGGAAATATATCACAAAATGTATTAGTTGCTTGTAACTTTGATTTGGAATTCATGTACGTTCTTAGCGGGTGGGAGGGTTCAGCACATGATTCCAAGGTGTTAAGTGATGCTTTGGCAAGGAAGAATGGACTTAAAGTGCCCCAAGGTAAGTATTATCTGGTGGATTGTGGATTTCCTAATCGACGCAAATTTTTAGCCCCATATCGAGGTGTACGATATCATCTACAAGATTTTGCAGGTCACGGTAATGACcctgaaaatgaaaaggaattatTTAATCTTCGGCATGCATCCTTAAGGAATGTGATTGAGAGGATATTTGGTATTTTTAAATCGCGGTTCACAATTTTTAAGTCAGCACCTCCATTTCTATTTAAAACACAAGCAGAGCTTGTGTTGGCATGTGCAGCACTTCATAATTTTCTTCGCAAAGAATGTCGTTCTGATGAATTTTCAGTGGAACCTACTGACgagtcttcatcttcatcttcagtgTTATCAAATTACGAAGACAATGATCATGAACCCATTGTTCAAACACAAGAGCAGGAACGAGAAGATGCTAATATATGGAGGACTAATATAGGTTCAGATATGTGGAGAAATGCTAATAATTAG